A window of Cellulomonas fimi contains these coding sequences:
- a CDS encoding substrate-binding domain-containing protein: MKLRIPALAAGLAATTLVLGACGAVDTGTGSSNGGSSGAATAASGEIPRPDSCDDETPFIAVALPNLTNPYYVAMKAGFEEAAEANGFTVEVQIADDDDANQLAQAQSMLQKKPCALALNAVKSEPGAAIVKAANDAGVPVFTVNVGIDPEALESQGASIVQYLGADNTAGGRQTAEQVLADLGADAEIKVGFVTEPDETPTQMRDAGFEEALSANPNASVVAKVDGNVKPDDSLRATTEMLSGNPDINVIFASTGPAAYGALQALGANSAVKVYGFCASEQTLTEQYPACVAQEPNAYGQQVVEQIRAWVDGATPEAEILQSLKLFTVGQTPGPGEVG, translated from the coding sequence ATGAAGCTTCGCATCCCCGCCCTCGCGGCCGGCCTGGCCGCCACCACCCTCGTGCTCGGCGCGTGCGGTGCCGTCGACACGGGCACGGGCTCGTCGAACGGCGGCTCGTCCGGCGCGGCCACCGCCGCCTCCGGCGAGATCCCCCGCCCGGACTCGTGCGACGACGAGACCCCGTTCATCGCGGTCGCGCTGCCGAACCTCACCAACCCCTACTACGTCGCCATGAAGGCCGGCTTCGAGGAGGCGGCCGAGGCGAACGGGTTCACGGTCGAGGTGCAGATCGCCGACGACGACGACGCCAACCAGCTCGCGCAGGCGCAGTCGATGCTGCAGAAGAAGCCGTGCGCGCTCGCCCTCAACGCGGTCAAGTCCGAGCCGGGCGCCGCGATCGTCAAGGCCGCGAACGACGCGGGCGTGCCGGTGTTCACCGTCAACGTGGGCATCGACCCCGAGGCGCTCGAGTCGCAGGGCGCGAGCATCGTGCAGTACCTCGGCGCCGACAACACCGCGGGCGGCCGCCAGACCGCCGAGCAGGTCCTCGCCGACCTGGGCGCCGACGCCGAGATCAAGGTCGGCTTCGTGACCGAGCCCGACGAGACCCCGACGCAGATGCGCGACGCCGGCTTCGAGGAGGCCCTGTCCGCGAACCCGAACGCGTCCGTCGTGGCGAAGGTCGACGGCAACGTCAAGCCCGACGACAGCCTGCGCGCGACCACCGAGATGCTCTCCGGCAACCCGGACATCAACGTGATCTTCGCGTCGACGGGCCCGGCCGCCTACGGCGCGCTCCAGGCCCTCGGCGCCAACAGCGCGGTCAAGGTCTACGGGTTCTGCGCCTCCGAGCAGACGCTGACCGAGCAGTACCCCGCGTGCGTCGCCCAGGAGCCGAACGCCTACGGCCAGCAGGTCGTCGAGCAGATCCGAGCGTGGGTCGACGGCGCGACGCCCGAGGCGGAGATCCTGCAGTCGCTCAAGCTCTTCACCGTCGGCCAGACGCCGGGTCCGGGCGAGGTCGGCTGA
- a CDS encoding ABC transporter permease: MSKNTGCEEADMVKRRRIPEELGIGVVIVLVAVIFSLMSPTFRTFDNANLLLLNGTVIAFLAMGQAFVLLTGGIDLSTGSNVALTGMIAALAMRSGLPWWAAALAALAVGALVGVINGALIHYLKLPPFIVTFAAFGVAASIPLILTGASSVNVADPMFAIIGRGSLFGIPMPVVLVAVFAIVFTVLLRLTPTGVHIYAVGGNAETSRLSGIPIGRVTMLVYAVSGLCAGMGGLIVTSRLMVGYPSAGSGNELFYSIAAAVVGGVSLFGGIGSLPGALLGAVLIATVSNGMNVVGVQSYWQPLVIGLIILGGVILDTYRRQSSLSDLFRRRLRGGPPSGTDAAVTPASPATPVTAGTPDHR; encoded by the coding sequence ATGAGCAAGAACACAGGCTGCGAGGAGGCAGACATGGTGAAGCGCCGCCGGATCCCGGAGGAGCTCGGCATCGGCGTGGTGATCGTGCTCGTCGCGGTGATCTTCAGCCTGATGTCCCCGACGTTCCGCACGTTCGACAACGCCAACCTGCTGCTGCTCAACGGCACGGTCATCGCGTTCCTCGCGATGGGCCAGGCGTTCGTGCTGCTCACCGGCGGCATCGACCTGTCGACGGGCTCCAACGTCGCCCTGACCGGGATGATCGCCGCCCTCGCGATGCGCAGCGGACTCCCGTGGTGGGCCGCCGCCCTCGCGGCGCTCGCGGTCGGCGCGCTCGTCGGTGTCATCAACGGCGCGCTCATCCACTACCTGAAGCTGCCGCCGTTCATCGTGACGTTCGCGGCGTTCGGCGTCGCCGCGTCGATCCCGCTCATCCTCACCGGCGCGAGCTCCGTCAACGTCGCCGACCCGATGTTCGCGATCATCGGCCGCGGGTCGCTGTTCGGGATCCCCATGCCGGTCGTGCTCGTCGCGGTGTTCGCGATCGTCTTCACGGTCCTGCTGCGGCTCACCCCGACCGGCGTCCACATCTACGCGGTCGGCGGCAACGCCGAGACCTCGCGCCTGTCGGGCATCCCGATCGGCCGCGTCACGATGCTCGTCTACGCGGTCTCCGGGCTCTGCGCGGGCATGGGCGGCCTCATCGTCACGTCGCGCCTCATGGTCGGCTACCCGTCGGCCGGCTCGGGCAACGAGCTCTTCTACTCGATCGCCGCGGCGGTCGTCGGCGGTGTCAGCCTGTTCGGCGGGATCGGTTCCCTGCCCGGTGCGCTGCTCGGCGCCGTCCTCATCGCGACCGTGTCCAACGGCATGAACGTCGTCGGCGTCCAGTCGTACTGGCAGCCGCTCGTCATCGGCCTGATCATCCTCGGCGGCGTCATCCTCGACACCTACCGCCGCCAGTCGTCGCTCAGCGACCTGTTCCGCCGCCGCCTGCGCGGCGGACCCCCGAGCGGCACCGACGCAGCGGTCACCCCCGCGTCCCCCGCGACCCCCGTCACCGCGGGCACCCCCGACCACCGGTGA
- a CDS encoding sugar-binding transcriptional regulator encodes MSEAEGRGNGADDRGLMVLAARRYYVDDVSKVQIAEELGVSRFKVARLLEHAKATGVVTITIHADGLQDPALGAALREHLGLSAVTVVETSGDADAVRHQVGEAAAQVLGATLREGEVLGLAWGRTLTAMSAALPPLPRVDVVQLTGAIGTDLDESPVEIVRRVALRSGGTARPIFAPLVVDDARTADALRRQPDVAAALRMFDSVTTAVVSVGSWEPPDSQLLRTISDAERSALLESGVRAEVASLLVSDSGELVAPHFQDRCVTIEFAQMRAIPRIVAAAGGAQKAQAVAAIVRAGLCTELVTDRALAEALLALPRVSPAPGDAGADS; translated from the coding sequence ATGAGCGAAGCAGAGGGGCGCGGCAACGGCGCCGACGACCGCGGGCTGATGGTCCTGGCGGCCCGGCGCTACTACGTCGACGACGTGTCGAAGGTGCAGATCGCGGAGGAGCTGGGCGTGTCCCGGTTCAAGGTCGCGCGCCTGCTCGAGCACGCGAAGGCGACCGGCGTCGTCACGATCACCATCCACGCCGACGGGCTCCAGGACCCGGCGCTGGGGGCTGCGCTGCGCGAGCACCTCGGGCTCTCCGCCGTGACGGTCGTCGAGACCAGCGGCGACGCCGACGCCGTCCGCCACCAGGTCGGCGAGGCCGCCGCGCAGGTCCTCGGCGCGACGCTGCGCGAGGGCGAGGTGCTCGGTCTCGCGTGGGGCCGCACCCTCACCGCCATGAGCGCCGCGCTGCCGCCGCTCCCCCGCGTCGACGTCGTCCAGCTCACCGGCGCGATCGGCACCGACCTCGACGAGTCGCCCGTCGAGATCGTCCGCCGCGTCGCCCTGCGCTCCGGCGGCACCGCCCGCCCGATCTTCGCGCCGCTCGTCGTCGACGACGCCCGCACCGCCGACGCCCTGCGCCGCCAGCCCGACGTCGCCGCCGCCCTGCGCATGTTCGACTCCGTGACCACCGCCGTCGTCTCCGTCGGGTCGTGGGAGCCGCCGGACTCGCAGCTCCTGCGCACCATCAGCGACGCCGAGCGGTCTGCCCTGCTGGAGTCGGGCGTGCGCGCCGAGGTCGCGTCGCTGCTCGTCTCCGACTCCGGCGAGCTCGTCGCGCCGCACTTCCAGGACCGCTGCGTGACCATCGAGTTCGCGCAGATGCGCGCCATCCCGCGCATCGTCGCCGCGGCCGGCGGGGCGCAGAAGGCGCAGGCCGTCGCCGCGATCGTCCGCGCCGGGCTGTGCACCGAGCTCGTCACCGACCGCGCGCTCGCCGAGGCGCTGCTCGCACTGCCGCGCGTGTCGCCCGCGCCGGGCGACGCCGGGGCGGACTCGTGA
- a CDS encoding ribulose-phosphate 3-epimerase — MTLVVAASLWSTPPALLADEAVRLAAAGLTRWHWDVSDGVFAAPGGFDPDTACRLSHLTGLPGEAHLMVSDPLAEIDAWTAVCDTVIVHVEAAGWARAVSRIRSAGRRAGVAISPSTPLSALDDLPPDVAVLVMSITPGQAGSTFLPSTLSRLDALAGGRDADAGGGVAAVGRGAGRRALGVDGGVTLDHAHDCAAHDATWVVSGSALCGAPDPASWLETASAAPVGGTAARR, encoded by the coding sequence GTGACGCTCGTCGTCGCCGCCTCGCTCTGGTCCACCCCGCCCGCGCTCCTCGCCGACGAGGCCGTGCGCCTCGCCGCCGCCGGGCTCACACGGTGGCACTGGGACGTCTCCGACGGCGTGTTCGCCGCGCCCGGCGGCTTCGATCCCGACACCGCGTGCCGGCTGTCCCACCTGACCGGGCTGCCCGGCGAGGCGCACCTCATGGTGTCCGACCCGCTCGCCGAGATCGACGCGTGGACCGCCGTCTGCGACACCGTGATCGTGCACGTCGAGGCCGCAGGCTGGGCGCGCGCGGTGTCCCGGATCCGATCTGCCGGGCGGCGTGCGGGTGTCGCGATCTCCCCGTCGACGCCGCTCTCCGCCCTCGACGACCTCCCACCCGACGTCGCGGTCCTCGTCATGTCCATCACCCCCGGCCAGGCGGGCTCGACGTTCCTGCCGTCGACGCTGTCCCGTCTCGACGCGCTCGCAGGTGGCCGCGATGCTGACGCCGGCGGTGGCGTCGCGGCGGTCGGCCGTGGCGCGGGTCGCCGCGCGCTCGGCGTCGACGGCGGCGTCACGCTCGACCACGCGCACGACTGCGCCGCGCACGACGCCACCTGGGTCGTCAGCGGCTCCGCCCTGTGCGGCGCCCCCGACCCGGCGTCCTGGCTGGAGACCGCGAGCGCCGCACCCGTCGGCGGGACGGCCGCCCGCCGCTGA
- a CDS encoding putative immunity protein encodes MPILPRERDPRLITIRRGGTLTDEHHVLLARWALACAEHVLPLFERESDDGRPAEALRIGHAWTRGEATMRQAHDAAFRANAAGRGLPDPARFAALSAGQAVAVAHVAAHDLGAAAYAIRAVTADVPEAERETARVAELRWQRDLIPDDLRDLVLDDQRRRNAICWDVFSD; translated from the coding sequence GTGCCGATCCTCCCGCGTGAACGCGACCCCCGGCTCATCACGATCCGCCGCGGCGGCACGCTGACCGACGAGCACCACGTCCTGCTCGCGCGCTGGGCGCTCGCGTGCGCGGAGCACGTGCTGCCGCTGTTCGAGCGCGAGAGCGATGACGGCCGCCCGGCGGAGGCGCTGCGCATCGGACACGCCTGGACCCGCGGCGAGGCGACGATGCGTCAGGCGCACGACGCGGCCTTCCGGGCCAACGCCGCCGGTCGCGGGCTGCCGGACCCGGCGCGGTTCGCCGCCCTCTCGGCGGGTCAGGCGGTCGCGGTGGCGCACGTCGCCGCGCACGACCTGGGGGCCGCGGCCTACGCGATACGCGCGGTCACGGCGGATGTCCCCGAGGCCGAGCGCGAGACCGCCCGCGTCGCCGAGCTGCGGTGGCAGCGCGACCTGATCCCCGACGACCTGCGGGACCTCGTGCTCGACGACCAGCGTCGGCGGAACGCGATCTGCTGGGACGTCTTTTCCGACTGA
- a CDS encoding FAD-dependent oxidoreductase has product MSAAARARRLSESAEIVVLEQSPYVSFANCGLPYHLSGEIADRDDLLLHTPVSLRAALNLDVRTGHRAAAIDRAARTVTVATADGAYALPYDALLLAPGAVAVRPPIDGLDHPAVHALRTVPDVDALRDRVDQALARATGTCPPRAVVVGAGFIGLEAVEALVARGFEVDLVELADHVLPPLDAELAPLLADELLAHGVALHLGVSATSVVDASPAATSVADAFPAATSVVDALPTATSVPSGAAGTDRATSASSASGPADAPAGQVTVTLSDGTALDADLVVVNVGVRPASDLARDAGLDLGARGAIRVDADHRTSDPHIWAVGDAIEVRQAVTGDAGPVPLAGPANRQGRRAAESMLGHRTTPQAAVLGTAIVRVFGLTAAVTGASQATLVRAGIEHEVVHLHPNHHAGYYPGASAVHLVASFAPDGRLLGAQAVGREGVDKRIDVLATALRAGMTADDLAELELAYAPPYGSAKDPVNMLGFVAQNALDGTMPQWQATDLSDAMESTLILDVRSAKERAAAHLPGSLHVPHTELRDRLDEVRTAADGRPISVHCASGVRSYLATRILRGVGLDARNLSGGWQTLQAVHPSLSA; this is encoded by the coding sequence ATGAGCGCCGCCGCCCGGGCCCGACGGCTGTCCGAGTCGGCCGAGATCGTCGTCCTCGAGCAGTCGCCGTACGTGTCGTTCGCCAACTGCGGCCTGCCGTACCACCTGTCCGGCGAGATCGCGGACCGCGACGACCTGCTGCTCCACACGCCAGTGAGCCTGCGCGCCGCCCTCAACCTGGACGTCCGCACCGGCCACCGCGCCGCCGCGATCGACCGCGCCGCGCGCACGGTGACCGTCGCGACTGCCGACGGTGCGTACGCGCTTCCCTACGACGCGCTGCTGCTCGCCCCCGGCGCGGTCGCGGTCCGCCCGCCGATCGACGGCCTCGACCACCCCGCGGTCCACGCGCTGCGGACCGTCCCCGACGTCGACGCCCTGCGCGACCGCGTCGACCAGGCGCTCGCCCGCGCCACGGGCACGTGTCCCCCGCGGGCCGTCGTCGTCGGCGCCGGCTTTATCGGCCTGGAGGCCGTCGAGGCGCTGGTCGCGCGCGGCTTCGAGGTCGACCTCGTCGAGCTCGCGGACCACGTCCTGCCGCCCCTCGACGCCGAGCTCGCTCCCCTGCTCGCCGACGAGCTCCTGGCCCACGGCGTCGCGCTGCACCTCGGCGTGTCGGCGACCTCCGTCGTGGATGCCAGCCCGGCCGCCACCTCCGTCGCGGATGCCTTCCCGGCCGCCACCTCCGTCGTGGATGCCCTCCCGACCGCCACCTCCGTTCCGTCTGGCGCGGCCGGGACCGACCGCGCGACGAGCGCGTCGAGCGCGTCTGGTCCTGCCGATGCCCCCGCCGGGCAGGTGACCGTGACCCTCTCCGACGGCACCGCGCTCGACGCCGACCTCGTCGTGGTCAACGTCGGCGTCCGCCCCGCGAGCGACCTGGCCCGCGACGCCGGCCTCGACCTCGGGGCGCGCGGCGCGATCCGCGTCGACGCCGACCACCGCACGTCGGACCCGCACATCTGGGCCGTCGGCGACGCGATCGAGGTCCGTCAGGCCGTCACCGGCGACGCCGGCCCGGTGCCGCTCGCCGGACCTGCCAACCGCCAGGGCCGGCGCGCCGCCGAGTCGATGCTCGGCCACCGCACGACCCCGCAGGCCGCCGTCCTCGGCACCGCGATCGTCCGCGTCTTCGGCCTGACCGCGGCCGTCACGGGAGCCAGCCAGGCCACGCTCGTGCGCGCGGGCATCGAGCACGAGGTCGTCCACCTGCACCCGAACCACCACGCGGGCTACTACCCGGGCGCGTCGGCCGTGCACCTGGTCGCGTCGTTCGCGCCCGACGGTCGCCTCCTCGGCGCCCAGGCCGTCGGCCGCGAGGGTGTCGACAAGCGCATCGACGTCCTCGCGACGGCGCTGCGCGCGGGCATGACCGCCGACGACCTGGCCGAGCTCGAGCTCGCCTACGCGCCGCCGTACGGCTCGGCGAAGGACCCGGTCAACATGCTCGGCTTCGTCGCGCAGAACGCGCTCGACGGCACGATGCCGCAGTGGCAGGCCACCGACCTGTCTGATGCGATGGAGTCGACCCTGATCCTCGACGTCCGCTCCGCGAAGGAGCGCGCCGCCGCCCACCTGCCCGGCTCGCTGCACGTCCCGCACACCGAGCTGCGCGACCGCCTCGACGAGGTCCGTACCGCCGCCGACGGCCGCCCGATCAGCGTGCACTGCGCGAGCGGCGTCCGCTCCTACCTCGCGACCCGCATCCTGCGCGGCGTCGGCCTCGACGCCCGCAACCTCTCCGGCGGCTGGCAGACGCTGCAGGCCGTCCACCCGTCCCTGTCCGCCTGA
- a CDS encoding metal-sensitive transcriptional regulator, which produces MQLDPDEMTSVTNRLKRAQGQLAGVIRMLDEGRECEDVVTQLSAVSRALDRAGFAIIASGMKQCMTPGADGSEGTLDVAKLEKLFLSLA; this is translated from the coding sequence ATGCAGCTCGACCCTGACGAGATGACCAGCGTCACCAACCGCCTCAAGCGCGCGCAGGGCCAGCTCGCCGGCGTCATCCGCATGCTCGACGAGGGCCGCGAGTGCGAGGACGTCGTCACGCAGCTCTCCGCCGTGTCCCGCGCACTCGACCGCGCCGGGTTCGCGATCATCGCCTCCGGCATGAAGCAGTGCATGACCCCCGGCGCCGACGGCTCCGAGGGAACCCTGGACGTCGCCAAGCTCGAGAAGCTCTTCCTCTCGCTGGCCTGA
- a CDS encoding Type 1 glutamine amidotransferase-like domain-containing protein, translating to MKLLLTSGGVTNPSIRAALVEMLGKPIEESHALVIPTAQWGHPMCGPSSVHRTVAAGAGAEHLTGLGWASLGVLELTALPTIGADRWIPWVREADALLVDGGDATYLAHWIRESGLDDLFPSLPDTVWVGVSAGSMVMTPRIGDLFVEWPGAPDDRTLGLVDFAIFPHLDAFPTNTMADAERWAADLDVPSFVLDEQTAIAVVGGSADVVSDGRWKRFEAGSSTARHP from the coding sequence GTGAAGCTGCTCCTCACGTCGGGCGGGGTGACCAACCCGTCGATCCGGGCCGCGCTCGTCGAGATGCTCGGCAAGCCGATCGAGGAGAGCCACGCGCTGGTCATCCCGACCGCGCAGTGGGGGCACCCGATGTGCGGCCCGTCGTCGGTGCATCGGACGGTGGCCGCGGGGGCGGGTGCCGAGCACCTCACCGGCCTGGGCTGGGCGTCCCTCGGCGTCCTCGAGCTCACCGCCCTGCCGACCATCGGAGCTGACCGCTGGATCCCCTGGGTCCGCGAGGCGGACGCCCTCCTCGTCGACGGCGGCGACGCGACCTACCTCGCCCACTGGATCCGCGAGTCCGGCCTCGACGACCTGTTCCCGTCGCTGCCCGACACCGTCTGGGTCGGCGTCAGCGCCGGCAGCATGGTCATGACGCCCCGCATCGGCGACCTGTTCGTCGAGTGGCCCGGCGCCCCCGACGACCGCACCCTCGGCCTCGTCGACTTCGCGATCTTCCCCCACCTCGACGCGTTCCCCACCAACACCATGGCCGATGCCGAGCGCTGGGCGGCCGACCTCGACGTCCCGTCGTTCGTCCTCGACGAGCAGACAGCGATCGCCGTCGTCGGCGGCTCGGCCGACGTCGTCTCCGACGGCCGGTGGAAGCGGTTCGAGGCGGGATCCTCGACGGCACGGCACCCGTAG